The Persephonella sp. genome segment TAATTATCACTAAAATTATAAAACAGGAGCACCAGCTATGGAAATTGTGTTTTCAGGACTTGGGAAATTATCAGAAATTGAAAACTGTCCAGAGTGTAAACAAAGGGGTTTCCCTGTAAAAGAAATTACATTAAAAAATTTTGTTCAACAACCGCTGCGAACCTATGCCGGCTTTTTCTTTTGTCATAATCCAGATTGTGAAGTGGTTTATTTTAACAACACAGCAAAAATAACTATCAAAAAAGACCAGCTTAATGTCCGTGTCGGCATTAAAGAAAAAGAGCCTCCAAGACCTATCTGCTATTGTTTCGGCTATAATATAGAGGATTTAAATGAAAACACCGTAGAAGAAATAAAACAAAAAATAAAAGAGATAGGCTGTCAGTGTGAAATCAAAAATCCAAGCGGTAGATGTTGCTTATCAGACATAAAAGATTTTCTTAATCAGATATAATAATTCCTAAAAAGTTTTAGGAGGAAATTTTATATTGATGGAATTTCATGGTCTGTCTCCAGAGGAGCAGCTAAAAATAATAAAAAAAGGTGTTATTGAAATCATAAATGAGGAAGAGCTCCTTGAAAAATTAAAGGAAGGAAGACCTCTTATTGTAAAGGCAGGTTTTGACCCTACAGCACCAGACCTGCATCTTGGACATACAGTTCTTTTGCAAAAACTTAGAACTTTTCAGCAGCTTGGACATACTGTTTATTTCATAATCGGTGATTTTACAGCTATGATAGGAGATCCTTCAGGAAGGGACAAAACAAGACCACCTTTAACAAGGGAACAAGTTTTAGAAAATGCAAAAACATATAAAGAGCAGGTTTTTAAGGTTTTAGACCCTGAAAAAACAGTGGTTGTTTTCAACAGCGAATGGCTTGGGGACATGACAGCAGAAGACCTTATCAGGCTAACAGCAAAGTATACAGTGGCAAGAATGCTTGAAAGGGATGACTTCAAAAAAAGATTCAAAGAAAACAGACCAATTGCTATACATGAGTTTATTTATCCATTACTTCAGGCTTATGACTCTGTTGCAATAAAAGCAGATGTTGAGCTTGGAGGTTCAGACCAAAGATTTAATCTCCTAATAGGAAGGGATATTCAAAAGGAATACGGCATAGAAAAACCGCAGGTGGCAATTCTTCTTCCTCTCCTTGTTGGAACTGACGGCGTTAGAAAAATGAGTAAATCATACGGAAACTACATCGGCATAACAGAACCACCTGAGGAGATGTTTGGAAAGATAATGTCTATTCCGGACGAGCTTATGTGGGATTACTGGGAACTACTTACTGACCTTACAGTTGAAGAGATAGAAAAGATGAAAAAAGACGTTGAAGCAGGCACACTTCATCCAATGGAAGTAAAAAAACAGCTTGCAATGTATATAGTAACCAGATTTCATGACGAAGATGCTGCAATAAAAGCAAAAGAACATTTTGAAAGGGTTCATTCAAAAAGAGAACTTCCTGAAGAAATACCTGAACCTGAAGTGATAATAGCCTCAGAAGAGAAGAAAATACCAATATACGAGCTTGTTTATAAAGTAGGCTTTGCACCTTCAAAGTCCGAAGCAAGAAGACTAATCAAAGGGGGAGCTGTAAAAATAGATGGAAACAAAATAACAGATCCTTATGCAGAAATAGACCTTAGCTCTGAGTTTGTCTTGCAAGTAGGAAAAAGAAAATTTGCAAGAATAAAACCAGAGAATATAAAAGTAGAAGCTTAAAGGGGAAGGGTTATCCCTTCTCTTTTAGGCATTTATTCAATTTTTTATCAAAGGTTAAAACTGAATAATTACCCCCGTAAGCACAGATTAAACAATCCACAAAATCTAAATTTTTGTTTGCATATAAATTGAGGGCATCTATAACTGTTTGTTTATCCTGAGTTTTTATATTTTTACTTTTTAATAATTCTGTTAGGACTTCAGCTATTTCTTTTTTATCAACATCGTAAACTCCTTTGAGAACGTATACAATTTCAGCTATAACAGATTGCAATATATATACTGTCTTTTTACCAGCAAAAATTTCTTCAAAAATTTTATTTGCCTGCTTGAATAAATCTTCATCGTCTTTCAGTAAATATCTCAAGACAACATCGGCATCAATAATTACTGTGTTTTGCTTTAACTGCATTTGCAAAAGCCTCTTTTTCCTCTTTTATAATTTCCTCAACACTTTTTCTTTTTTTTGCGTATTTATGTAAAATTCCAGCTAGATTTTTAACGGGTTTTATAACTATTTCCCCATTTTTTTCTTCTATTTCTACTATATTTGTTTTTAGCTTTCTACGAATTTCTGCAGGGATAGTAATCTGACCTTTTTTTGTAATCTTTGCTATAAACACATTGTATCCTCCATCAGTAATACTTATCAAAAATGTAAGACTTTATTCAATAAAATGCAATAAATTAGACAAAACAAAAATCTGGAATTATTATAGATAAACAACAGTAAAAGGGTGTTTTAAAATGGCTACAAAATTAAGAGAAAAACCTAAAAAACCAGAAAGTTTTAAGTATAGGTTTAAGGTTAAAGATTTGGAAAAAATGTATGAAGCAGGAATTTTCGACCCTGAAGAAAAAATTGAGCTTATATACGGAGAGGTAATCAGATTGAGCCCTATTGGTTTAAAACATGCAATAGTAGTTAACAATTTGGTAGATATACTTAGCGATTTATTAAAAGAAACAAATTTGAAATCAAAATATATTTTAAGTGTTCAAAATCCAGTTTTTTTATCACAAGAGAACTTAGTTCAGCCTGATGTAACAATAGTAAGTAGAGAATTCTCAAAAGAAAAACAACATCCAAAATCAAAATATATAGAAGTATTAATAGAGGTTTCTGATACAACTTTAGAAAAGGATAGAAAAATAAAATTGCCCCTTTATGCTAAATACGAAATAAAACAGGTATGGATAGTCGATTTAATCCAAAATCAAATAGAGGTTTATACGAAACCTTACAAAAATGAATATTTAAACGTTCAAATATTTCCTATGGATAAGGAAATTTCTGTTTTTAATAAAAACATAAAAGTAAAGGATTTACTTGATGTTTGAAGCTTTAAGGCACTGGGCGGAAGGAGTTGTTGCTGATTACGGATATTGGGGGATTTTTATAGTTTCTTTTACAGAAAGTATTATACAACCTGTTCCCCCAGACCCTTTTATAACAGGTGGAACAGCCTTTGGTCTTATTCCTGTGTATGCAGCCTTAATTGCAGCTTTTGGAAGTGTTCTTGGAGGTTTAGTTGGATATTTCCTTGGAAAGTTTTTAGGAGAACCTATCCTAAAAAAATTTATATCTGAAAAGCATTATGAAAAAGGGGAAATACTATTTAGAAAATACGGTATATGGGCTGTTATTATTGCTGGAATAACACCGATACCTTTTAAGGTTATATGCTGGATGGCTGGGATTTTTGAAATGCCAGTTTTTGGGTTTTTACTTGCAGCTTTTATTGGAAGATTTCCACGATTTTTATTTATGGCATTTTTTGGGCAATGGCTTGGAAGCCTATGAAAAAGGTAAACTGTCATAAATGTGAATATTTTTATATAACATGGGATAAAAATTTTCCTTATGGATGTAAAGCTTTTGGATTTAAAAGTAGATTAATACCTTCTATTGAGGTAAAAAAAGCTTCTGGTAGAGAATGTCTTCAGTTCAAGCCTAAAAGCTCAGCTAAGTAAATCTTTAAGATGTCTTTTTGTAGCAAGAGCTCTGATTTTTTTAAGTGTTCTAATTTCTATCTGTCTGACCCTTTCCCTTGAAACGCCAAGGGCTTTTCCTATTTCCCTGAGGGTCTTAGGTTCTTCTCCGTGAAGACCGAACCTGTGAATAATAATATATCTTTCTCTCTCATTAAGATGGGACAGTATATAGTCTATCTCTTTTTCTATAGCTTCCTGAACAACATCCTCTTCAATATCTTTTGTGCTATGTTTTGATACAAGGTCAATAAAAAATGTTCCCTCTTCCATATCAACAGGAGTGTCAAGTGATACAGAATGTCTTTTTATCAGCAAATAGCTCTCTATTGTTTCTTCATCAACTTCAATATCTTCTTTCTCTTTTAGATAATTTTTTATTTCAGTGTATTTTGGTTCTCTATTCAGTTTCTCTTTCAGTTCCAGATATGCTGTATCAATTTTCATAGAAAGATTTTGTGTTTTCTGGGGAATTTTTATAACATCTTTCTGGTTTTGAATTGTTTGAAGTATAGACTGCTTTATCCACCAGATTGCATAGGATATAAACCTGACTCCTCTATCTGGGTCAAATCTTTTGGCAGCTTCTATCAAACCTATATTACCGGCAGATATCAGTTCCTGAAAGGGAATTCCGTATCCTGAGTAATTTTTGGCAACATTTACAACAAACCTGAGATTTGATTTTATGAGTTTCTCAAGAGCTTCTTTGTCTCCCTCCTTAGCCCTGCGTGCTACCTCTTTTTCTTCTTCAGGGGTTAAAAGGGGGATTTTAGATATAGATTTCAGATAATAAGTGATACCCTCTTCATAGGTAAACTTTCTCATATTCTAAATACTCCCCTTTTAATTGGTGCAGATTTTACTATATTCCTTTATTGTTTATCAACAAGTTTTTCTATTTTGAGATTGAAATTTAATTTCTTTCCATGCCTGAACACTACTATATTAAGGGTTTCTCCTATTTTTCCTCTGAGCACTATATTTTTAAGTTCGGCAGAAGTTCTGATTTTTTTACCGTTAACTGAAAGAATTATATCACCGGCTTTAATTCCGGCTTTATATGCAGGGGAGTTTTTGAAAACTTTAATTACTTTTACACCATAATTAAGATGGAGTTTTTTCTTCTGATAATTGGAGAGTTTTTCGGTAATAACCCCTATCCAGCCTCTCTGAACTTTTCCATAAGCTATAAGCTGATTTGCAATATCCATAACCATATCTATTGGTAAAGCAAAACCAAGTCCCTGGCCAGCCTGTATTATAGCTGTATTCATACCGACTACTTTACAGTCAAGGTCTAACAATGGACCTCCTGAGTCTCCCGGGTTTATTGCAGCATCTGTCTGTATATAGTTCTCGTAAGCAGAAATTCCCAGATTTCTATGGAGTGCAGAAATAATACCCAGTGTAAAGGTAAGTCCCACGTTATAAGGGCTTCCGGCAGATAAAACAAAATACCCAACTTTAAGCTTAGATGGGTTTCCTATTTCCAAAGGTTTAATATTTGCTATTTTTGGGTTGATTTTTACCTTTAAGACAGCTATATCACTTTCTGCATCTTTACCGGCAATGATTGATTTTGTTTTATATCCGTTGTGAAATCGGACTGTTATTGTTTTTGCCTTTTCTATAACATGATTATTTGTAACTATGTATAAAAACTGGGAGTCCTTTTTTATTACAAAACCTGAACCAAGGGATTCATTTTCTATTGAAGGAATATCTTCATTAAATTTGAAGATTATGGGAGTTTCGCTTTCTGTGGATTTTGAAAGTATTGTAACAATTGAAGGAGTCGCTTTTTGTATGACACTTGATATCCTTTCCTGCAGGGTTTTAACAACATCTTCTTTTTTATATATAACTTTTGTCTCTTTTTTCTCTATTACCTCTTTTTCAGGCTGACTTTCACAGGAAAACAGAAAAACAAGAGAGATTAATATTAAAAAATAATACACTTAACTCCCTCAGCTATTATATTATTTAAAAATATAATACTACAAGGATATTACAATGGGTAATTTATCAAAATTTGAGACACTGAAAAAGAATTTTTTAAAATCTCTCCCAGAAGAAAAATTCAAACTTCTTGAAAAACTATCAAATTATTCCTCTTGCATTACAGACTTTATTTTCAGACATACAGACCAGCTGGATTATATCTATTCCCAGCTTGACAAACCATTACTTGGTAGAGAAGAACTGGTAAAAGAGGCATTAGAAATAGCGAAAAATACAAATTTTAATCAACTTTCTGAAAAAATAACATTTTTTAAACTGAAACATTTTTCCCGTATAATAGCCAAAGACATTTACAAAAAACATGATTTGCTTGAACTGACAGAAGAATACTCATATCTGGCAGATGCATGTCTGGAAGCTGCATACAAGGCATCCCTTGAAAAAGCAAAGAGCAAATACGGAACACCTATAGACCAGAACACAGCCAAAGAAGCCGAAGGAAGCGTAATTGCACTGGGTAAACACGGAGGTTTAGACCTTAACTACTACTCAGACATAGACATTATGTATATTTACTCTGAAGAAGGAAAAACAGATAAAGGCATATCAAACAGGGAATTTTTCTTTGAAGTCTTTAGAAATGTCACCCAGATACTAATTAGAAGAAATATTGAAGGTCAGGCATGGATTGTAGACCTTGACCTGAGACCTGAAGGCTCAAAAGGAATGATAGCTTACTCCCTTCCTGCTATTGAGTTTTATTACTGGACTCACGGAAGAACATGGGAAAGGCATATGCTAATAAAGGCCAGACATGCTGCAGGAAGCAAAAAAGTATCACAGGAGTTTATGGATATTATAAAGCCTTTTGTTTACAGAAGAAGCACCGGTGCAGAAGTATTTGAAGAAATAGTTGAGATAAAAAAGCTAATAGAAGAGAATGCCAACAAAAAGGTTCAAAACGGAATTGATATTAAAAAAAGCAAGGGAGGAATTAGGGAAATTGAGTTTACCATTCAGGTATTCCAGCTGTTATACGGAGGGAAAATCCCTGAGCTTCAGGAAAGAAGGACAATAAAAGCCCTAAAAAAACTGATTGAGTTTGAAATAATAGACTCCAGATCAGGAAAACTACTTGAAGAGGCATACTACTTCTTCAGAAAGCTGGAACATTTATTACAGATAAAAAACTGTGTTCAGACCCAGAAATTTTACTTCAAAGATGCAGATGAATATGCCAGAAAAATGGGTTTTGAAGATACAGAGCAGTTTTTACAAAAGCTAAATGACTACAGAGAAAAGGTTAACCAGATTTTTGAAAATCTTACTCCACAGGCAGAAGTTCAGCTTACTCCACTACAAAAATTTATCCTCACAAAGCAGTATGAAGAAGAGGCAATAGAATATCTATCTTCCCTTGGATTTAAAAAACCTGAATGGGCTTTAAAAATCTTCAAAAATATATTTTTCAGCAAGCTGTATATTGAGCTTTCTGATAATTCCAAAGAGATATTCTTTGAGTTTATTCCAACCCTTGAAGAACACCTGAAAAACTTTCCAGATAGAGAAGATTTTCTATTAAACTTCTCTAAAATGCTTATAAACGGTAGAATGCTATGGGTCTTTGTATCTGCACTGGAACAAAACCAAAAACTTGTTGAGTTTATGCTAAATATTGCAAAGCTGTCTGATTATATATCAGACCTTATGTCAAAGGACAGGGAGCTTCTTGACTGGGCGTTTGGAATTGAGGAAGTTCCCCAGACTAAAGAGGATTTTCAAAAAGAGCTTGAAATTATTAAGGAAAAAGAATTTATTGATAGGTTAAAAAAACTGAAAAAAATTGTTGAAGTGTTAGTATCCCTTAGATATCTATCAAAAATTGACCAAAACGATGCATATAGCCGCCTAAAAGAAACCAATGAAGCATTATCAAATCTGGCCGATTCTATCCTTGAGCAGCTATACAACTATTTTGAAGGGAAAGAGTTTGCAATATACGGACTTGGTAAATTAGGTAGCAGAGAAATGAATATTGGTTCTGACCTTGACCTTATATTTGTATTTAAAGATGAAAAAAGCAAATACCAATTTTTAAAAATTCCCCAGCAGATAGTCAATGCCCTTACATCTTACTCAAAGGAAGGCATTTTATACAATCTGGATTTAAGACTCAGACCTTTTGGAAAAGCAGGAGAGCTATCTCCTCAGCTATCCTTCTATGAAAACTACTTTAAAAAGGAAGCACGGGTCTGGGAAAGACTTGCATGGACTAAAGCAAGATTTATCACAGGTGATTTATCTGTAAAACAAGAAATGGACAGGCTTATTGAGGATTTTCTGTTTTCCACAGAAATAAACAGAGAGTTTATTAATGAAGCTATTGATATGAGGTTCAGGCTTGAGGGACTTGCAAGGGAAACTCCAGAGGAGATTGATATAAAACTTGGCAAAGGAGGAACAGCAGATATAGAATTTCTCATTCAGATTTACTCTCTGAAAAACAAAAAAAGACTTACAAACATTCTGGAAGGGGTGGAGTTATTTAAAAAGGAGCTTATAGACGATTACCTGTTTTTAAGGGAGGTAGAAACAAGACTAAGAATGATAAAAGGAATAGGCCTGTCTAAAATATACAGAAACTCTCCTTTTTTATATAGAGTAGCGCACTCATTTAAAATGGAACCTGAGCAACTATGGGAAAAAATTATTAATACTAAAAAGGAAATAAGGGAGATATTTTTAAGGGAGATGAAAATTTTAAGGGAAAGTTAAGGGGGAAATTCCCCCCTGTTTTATTTAAAATCCGCCAAATCCCTGCTCAAGATTTACAGCTACAACCTGCTTAACTTCAGGAATTTCTTCTTTCAGTTTCATCTCAATTCCGCCTTTGAGTGTAACCAGAGACATCGCACATCCGTGGCAAGCACCCATTAGTCTCACATAAACAGTTCCGTCTTCTCCAATATCTACAAGCTCAACATCACCACCATCAAATCTTAAAGCAGGTCTAATTTTTTCTAAAACTTCTTCCACTTTTGCCCTATCTATTTGAACTTTTTCTTTTTGTTCTTGTGTCATTTTATTAACCTCCACTGATTTTTATTTGCCATTATTATATGCCTTAATTATAGTATTCGTATGATTTTTATCAATAGCCTGATATAATTTTTTCAAAAACAGGGTTGAGATGAAAGGTTATTTTATAACATTTGAAGGCGTTGAAGGGGCAGGAAAATCTACACAGGCAAAGCTTTTATACCAGTATTTAATAGATAATGGGAAAGATGTTGTCCTGACCAAAGAACCGGGAGGAACAAAAACAGGCCAGAAAATCCGCCAGATTTTACTGGAAAAAACTGATGAGATATTTCCCCCTGTAGCAGAACTTATGCTTTATGAAGCAGACAGAAATTTTCATATACATAACCTAATTAAACCTTCTTTACAGCAAGGAAAATATATAATCTGCGATAGATTTACAGACTCAACTCTGGCATATCAGGGATATGCACGGGGACTGGATATAAACCTGATAAAACAGCTAAATGAGATAGCTACAGAGGGAATAAAACCTGATATTACATTTTTGATAGATATTCCTGTAGAAGAAGGTCTGAAAAGAATCAGACAAACCCGTCAGGCAGACAGAATAGAGGATGAAGATATCCAATTTCACAAAAGATTAAGGGAAGGTTTTCTGAAAATAGCCGAAAATGAAAAAGACAGAATAGTGGTTTTAGACGGAATGGAATCTCCGGAAAATATTTTTGCAAAAATTATAGAGATTTTGAAAAACAGGAATATAATCTAAAAGTTATGAAACTAATAGGCCATGAAGACACAAAGCATATAATAAGGCTTTTTTTAGATAAGGATTTTCATTCCTATACATTTTTATTTGAAGGAAAGGATTGTATAGGTAAAAAATTAGTTGCCCTACAGACTGCACGGGCTTTTCTGTGTGAAAAGGGATACGGTTTTGGGTGTGGTGAGTGTGAAAGTTGCAGGCTGGTAAACAACACAATATCCAATATTTACGAAAATTCCCAGCTAAATCCACATCCTGATTTGAAGCTCATATCTCCTGAAAAAGAGATAAAAATAGACCAGATAAGGCAAATTATAGATTTTCTGAAACTAAAATCTGTCTCAGGTAAGGTGGTAATTATTGAAAAAGCAGAAAAAATGAATAAAGAGGCAGCAAATGCCCTGCTAAAAACCCTTGAAGAACCACCTGAAAACTCAATGATAATCCTTACAACATCAAATCAAAATGCCATTTTGCCTACGGTAGTATCAAGAACCAGAAAAATAAGATTTAAGCCCCTTAAAAAAGAGGAAATACTACAGATTCTGCAGCTAAAAACAGACGACCAAAAACTTTTAAAAACCCTGATAGCTCTTGCAGATGGAAGTTTATGTCTTCCTGACAAAATACTAAAAAAACCTGAACTATTAAAATACGCAAAAGACCTGTTTAGCCTACTCGCTGTTCAGCAGTTACATCCTGAAGGAATAATTACTTTAGGGGATGTTTTTGACAAACTGGATATTGATGATATCAACACAACACTGGACATCGTAGAAAAAATAGCATATAAAAAAATGCTTAAAGGAGATATATCCTCAGAATTTTATGATAAATTTATTAAGGAAAATCAAGAACTTAAGAATGCAATTGGCAAAGGAGTTAAGAAAAAACTTGCTCTGGAAGGAATGTATTTTAATCTCAAAACATAAGGAGGATAATAATGTCTGTTGCTATAGATACAAAAACAGTAAGGATAAGATTTTTAGATACGCATAAATTCAGTGATGTGGAAAATGTCCCTGAAGATGTCCAGAAAGGAGATTTTATTGTAATAGAAACAGAAAAAGGGGAAGAGCTTGTTCTTGTAGTGGGCAGGTCTGTGCCCGACCCTGATAACCCATCCCAGTATAAATTCCTCAGAAAAGCTACGAAGAAGGATATTTCTACATTTGATAAACATGAAAAAGAGGCAGAAAAAGCACTGGCATTGTGTAAAAAGCTTGCCGAAAATCTGGGACTAAAAATGAACCTGCTTAAATCCTATATTCCTCTAAATCGCTCTAAAATCATGTTTTATTATGTGTCTGAAGGAAGAGTTGACTTCAGGCAACTGGTAAAGGAGCTGGCTAAAAGGCTTAAGATGAGAATTGAGATGAGACAGGTCGGTGTCAGAGATGGTGTCCAGATGGCAGGTGCTATCGGTGTATGTGGACAGCAATGCTGCTGCTCAGTATTCATAGACAAGTTTGATACTGTAAATGTTGAAATGTTAGAAGAGCAAAATCTTCCACCTACCCCGACAAAATTCACCGGTATATGCGGCAGACTTATGTGTTGTCTTGCATTTGAGGTTGATAACTACTCAATTAGAAAAAACCTACCTGAGCTGGAATCAGAAGTTGAGATAAACGGTAAAAAATACATTGTGAAAGATTATGATTTTATAAAAGAAACAATTACCTTGATGAGCGAAGATGGAGAAACTGTTATATATACTTTTGACCAGATAGATGAGCTGGGATTAAAAAGGGAAAGTCCCTGTAGTAATTGCGGAATGAAAAACAACGAGGTAGAAAGGGTTGAAATTGAAGGAAATGAAAATTCTTGATATAGGCAAAAGGGTTCTTCAGGAAGAAAAGAAAGCATTAGAAAATCTTATAGAAGCCTTAGATGAAAATTTTGAAAAGGCAGTCCAGCTTATTCTGGACACAAAGGGTAAAGTAATTGTTACAGGAATGGGGAAATCCGGCCATATTGGAAATAAAATAGCAGCCACCCTTGCGTCCACCGGAACCCCTGCATTTTTCCTTCATCCTGCAGAGGCAATCCATGGTGATTTGGGTATGATTTCAAGAGAGGATATTATCCTTGCAATATCAAATAGCGGTGAAACCCCTGAACTCCTTGCCATTATTCCCACCATAAAAAGATGGGGAAACAAAATCATATCTATAACAAATAACCCAAAATCTTCTCTGGCACAGGAAAGTGATATTCATCTGTTTTTAAATGTGGAAAAGGAAGCCTGCCCGTTAAATCTTGCACCTACTTCATCCTCTACAGCCACACTGGCATTGGGAGATGCACTTGCAGTTGCATTACTTGAAATGAGAGGCTTTACAGCGGAGGATTTTGCCCAGTTCCATCCAGGAGGTTCACTGGGTAAAAAACTTATGAAAGTCAAAGAAATCATGCATACAGGGAATAAATTACCTGTTGTTTCCCCTGATACACCTTTACAGGAAACAGTAATCACAATGTCAGAAAAAGGATTTGGTGCTGCCCTTGTGGCTGAAGATAATAAACTTATTGGTATAATCACAGATGGAGATTTAAGAAGATTTATAAAAGCAGGGGGAAGTATTGATAAAAGCTATGCAAAAGATACAATGACAGTATCACCTAAGACAATCTCAGAGGATAGATTGGTAGTAGAAGCTTTAGAGCTTATGGAAAGATACAATATTACCGTTTTACCTGTTACAAAAGATGGCCGTATTATAGGCCTGATTCATATGCATGATATACTCAAAAGCGGTGTTATTTAAGATTTAATAAATATGAAACAAATTCCCTGTCTATTTTTGGCAGTCTTATGTTTTTCTGGGTTATGCAGTAGAACTTTCTTGTAAGGTTTAGTCCCTTTACTTTTACTTCTTTTAGCTGTGTTCCAAGTAGATTTTT includes the following:
- a CDS encoding glutamine-synthetase adenylyltransferase, with product MGNLSKFETLKKNFLKSLPEEKFKLLEKLSNYSSCITDFIFRHTDQLDYIYSQLDKPLLGREELVKEALEIAKNTNFNQLSEKITFFKLKHFSRIIAKDIYKKHDLLELTEEYSYLADACLEAAYKASLEKAKSKYGTPIDQNTAKEAEGSVIALGKHGGLDLNYYSDIDIMYIYSEEGKTDKGISNREFFFEVFRNVTQILIRRNIEGQAWIVDLDLRPEGSKGMIAYSLPAIEFYYWTHGRTWERHMLIKARHAAGSKKVSQEFMDIIKPFVYRRSTGAEVFEEIVEIKKLIEENANKKVQNGIDIKKSKGGIREIEFTIQVFQLLYGGKIPELQERRTIKALKKLIEFEIIDSRSGKLLEEAYYFFRKLEHLLQIKNCVQTQKFYFKDADEYARKMGFEDTEQFLQKLNDYREKVNQIFENLTPQAEVQLTPLQKFILTKQYEEEAIEYLSSLGFKKPEWALKIFKNIFFSKLYIELSDNSKEIFFEFIPTLEEHLKNFPDREDFLLNFSKMLINGRMLWVFVSALEQNQKLVEFMLNIAKLSDYISDLMSKDRELLDWAFGIEEVPQTKEDFQKELEIIKEKEFIDRLKKLKKIVEVLVSLRYLSKIDQNDAYSRLKETNEALSNLADSILEQLYNYFEGKEFAIYGLGKLGSREMNIGSDLDLIFVFKDEKSKYQFLKIPQQIVNALTSYSKEGILYNLDLRLRPFGKAGELSPQLSFYENYFKKEARVWERLAWTKARFITGDLSVKQEMDRLIEDFLFSTEINREFINEAIDMRFRLEGLARETPEEIDIKLGKGGTADIEFLIQIYSLKNKKRLTNILEGVELFKKELIDDYLFLREVETRLRMIKGIGLSKIYRNSPFLYRVAHSFKMEPEQLWEKIINTKKEIREIFLREMKILRES
- the tyrS gene encoding tyrosine--tRNA ligase yields the protein MEFHGLSPEEQLKIIKKGVIEIINEEELLEKLKEGRPLIVKAGFDPTAPDLHLGHTVLLQKLRTFQQLGHTVYFIIGDFTAMIGDPSGRDKTRPPLTREQVLENAKTYKEQVFKVLDPEKTVVVFNSEWLGDMTAEDLIRLTAKYTVARMLERDDFKKRFKENRPIAIHEFIYPLLQAYDSVAIKADVELGGSDQRFNLLIGRDIQKEYGIEKPQVAILLPLLVGTDGVRKMSKSYGNYIGITEPPEEMFGKIMSIPDELMWDYWELLTDLTVEEIEKMKKDVEAGTLHPMEVKKQLAMYIVTRFHDEDAAIKAKEHFERVHSKRELPEEIPEPEVIIASEEKKIPIYELVYKVGFAPSKSEARRLIKGGAVKIDGNKITDPYAEIDLSSEFVLQVGKRKFARIKPENIKVEA
- a CDS encoding uracil-DNA glycosylase is translated as MKKVNCHKCEYFYITWDKNFPYGCKAFGFKSRLIPSIEVKKASGRECLQFKPKSSAK
- a CDS encoding type II toxin-antitoxin system VapC family toxin; protein product: MQLKQNTVIIDADVVLRYLLKDDEDLFKQANKIFEEIFAGKKTVYILQSVIAEIVYVLKGVYDVDKKEIAEVLTELLKSKNIKTQDKQTVIDALNLYANKNLDFVDCLICAYGGNYSVLTFDKKLNKCLKEKG
- a CDS encoding AbrB/MazE/SpoVT family DNA-binding domain-containing protein; this translates as MFIAKITKKGQITIPAEIRRKLKTNIVEIEEKNGEIVIKPVKNLAGILHKYAKKRKSVEEIIKEEKEAFANAVKAKHSNY
- a CDS encoding NifU family protein, which codes for MTQEQKEKVQIDRAKVEEVLEKIRPALRFDGGDVELVDIGEDGTVYVRLMGACHGCAMSLVTLKGGIEMKLKEEIPEVKQVVAVNLEQGFGGF
- the tmk gene encoding dTMP kinase, which encodes MKGYFITFEGVEGAGKSTQAKLLYQYLIDNGKDVVLTKEPGGTKTGQKIRQILLEKTDEIFPPVAELMLYEADRNFHIHNLIKPSLQQGKYIICDRFTDSTLAYQGYARGLDINLIKQLNEIATEGIKPDITFLIDIPVEEGLKRIRQTRQADRIEDEDIQFHKRLREGFLKIAENEKDRIVVLDGMESPENIFAKIIEILKNRNII
- a CDS encoding trypsin-like peptidase domain-containing protein, translating into MYYFLILISLVFLFSCESQPEKEVIEKKETKVIYKKEDVVKTLQERISSVIQKATPSIVTILSKSTESETPIIFKFNEDIPSIENESLGSGFVIKKDSQFLYIVTNNHVIEKAKTITVRFHNGYKTKSIIAGKDAESDIAVLKVKINPKIANIKPLEIGNPSKLKVGYFVLSAGSPYNVGLTFTLGIISALHRNLGISAYENYIQTDAAINPGDSGGPLLDLDCKVVGMNTAIIQAGQGLGFALPIDMVMDIANQLIAYGKVQRGWIGVITEKLSNYQKKKLHLNYGVKVIKVFKNSPAYKAGIKAGDIILSVNGKKIRTSAELKNIVLRGKIGETLNIVVFRHGKKLNFNLKIEKLVDKQ
- a CDS encoding YqaA family protein, coding for MFEALRHWAEGVVADYGYWGIFIVSFTESIIQPVPPDPFITGGTAFGLIPVYAALIAAFGSVLGGLVGYFLGKFLGEPILKKFISEKHYEKGEILFRKYGIWAVIIAGITPIPFKVICWMAGIFEMPVFGFLLAAFIGRFPRFLFMAFFGQWLGSL
- a CDS encoding Uma2 family endonuclease; the protein is MATKLREKPKKPESFKYRFKVKDLEKMYEAGIFDPEEKIELIYGEVIRLSPIGLKHAIVVNNLVDILSDLLKETNLKSKYILSVQNPVFLSQENLVQPDVTIVSREFSKEKQHPKSKYIEVLIEVSDTTLEKDRKIKLPLYAKYEIKQVWIVDLIQNQIEVYTKPYKNEYLNVQIFPMDKEISVFNKNIKVKDLLDV
- a CDS encoding RNA polymerase sigma factor RpoD/SigA: MRKFTYEEGITYYLKSISKIPLLTPEEEKEVARRAKEGDKEALEKLIKSNLRFVVNVAKNYSGYGIPFQELISAGNIGLIEAAKRFDPDRGVRFISYAIWWIKQSILQTIQNQKDVIKIPQKTQNLSMKIDTAYLELKEKLNREPKYTEIKNYLKEKEDIEVDEETIESYLLIKRHSVSLDTPVDMEEGTFFIDLVSKHSTKDIEEDVVQEAIEKEIDYILSHLNERERYIIIHRFGLHGEEPKTLREIGKALGVSRERVRQIEIRTLKKIRALATKRHLKDLLS